A single genomic interval of Phocoena sinus isolate mPhoSin1 chromosome 15, mPhoSin1.pri, whole genome shotgun sequence harbors:
- the NOP56 gene encoding nucleolar protein 56 isoform X1, translating into MVLLHVLFEHAVGYALLALKEVEEISLLLPQVEECVLNLGKFHNIVRLVAFCPFSSSQVALENANAVSEGVVHEDLRLLLETHLPSKKKKVLLGVGDPKIGAAIQEELGYNCQTGGVIAEILRGVRLHFHNLVKGLTDLSACKAQLGLGHSYSRAKVKFNVNRVDNMIIQSISLLDQLDKDINTFSMRVREWYGYHFPELVKIINDNATYCRLAQFIGNRRELNEEKLEKLEELTMDAAKAKAILDASRSSMGMDISAIDLINIESFSSRVVSLSEYRQSLHTYLRSKMSQVAPSLSALIGEAVGARLIAHAGSLTNLAKYPASTVQILGAEKALFRALKTRGNTPKYGLIFHSTFIGRAAAKNKGRISRYLANKCSIASRIDCFSEVPTSVFGEKLREQVEERLSFYETGEIPRKNLDVMKEAMVQAEEAAAEITRKLEKQEKKRLKKEKKRLAAIALASSENSSSTLEECEETSERPKKKKKQKPQEAPQENGMEDPSVSSKPKKKKSFPKEELVSDLEETAGSGSLTKRKKSFPKEEPESDPEESGNKRVPKKKRKFSSKEEPLSSGPEEAAASKNSSSKKKKKKKLRKLSQEN; encoded by the exons ATG GTGCTGCTGCACGTGCTCTTCGAGCATGCGGTTGGCTACGCGCTGCTGGCGCTGAAGGAAGTAGAGGAGATAAGCCTGCTGCTGCCGCAG GTGGAGGAGTGCGTGCTGAACCTGGGCAAGTTCCACAACATCGTTCGTCTCGTGGCTTTTTGTCCCTTTTCCTCGTCCCAGGTTGCCTTGGAAAATGCCAACGCTGTGTCTGAAG GTGTTGTTCATGAGGACCTCCGCCTGCTCTTGGAGACTCACCTACCatccaaaaagaagaaagtgcTCCTGGGAGTTGGGGACCCCAAGATAGGTGCTGCTATACAAGAGGAGTTAGGGTACAACTGCCAGACTGGAGGTGTCATAGCCGAGATCCTTCGAG GAGTCCGTCTGCACTTCCACAACCTGGTGAAGGGTCTGACTGATCTGTCTGCTTGTAAAGCCCAGCTGGGGCTGGGACACAGCTATTCTCGTGCCAAAGTTAAGTTTAATGTGAACCGAGTGGACAATATGATTATCCAGTCCATTAGCCTCCTGGACCAGCTGGATAAGGACATCAATACCTTCTCCATGCGTGTCAG GGAGTGGTATGGATATCACTTTCCTGAACTGGTAAAGATCATCAATGACAATGCTACATACTGCCGCCTTGCTCAGTTCATTGGAAACCGAAGGGAGCTGAATGAAGAAAAGTTGGAGAAGCTGGAGGAGCTGACAATGGATGCAGCCAAGGCTAAGGCTATTCTGGATGCCTCGCGGTCCTCCATGG GCATGGACATATCAGCCATTGACTTGATAAACATCGAGAGCTTCTCCAGTCGTGTGGTGTCTTTGTCAGAGTACCGCCAAAGCCTACACACTTACCTGCGATCCAAGATGAGCCAAGTAGCCCCCAGTCTATCCGCCCTAATTGGGGAAGCG GTAGGTGCACGTCTCATTGCTCACGCTGGCAGTCTCACCAATCTGGCCAAGTATCCAGCATCCACAGTGCAGATCCTTGGGGCTGAAAAGGCCCTGTTCAG AGCCCTGAAGACAAGGGGTAACACCCCAAAATATGGACTCATTTTCCACTCTACCTTCATTGGCCGAGCAGCTGCCAAGAACAAAGGCCGCATCTCCCGATACCTGGCAAACAAATGCAGTATTGCCTCACGAATTGATTGCTTCTCTG AGGTACCTACCAGTGTATTTGGGGAGAAGCTTCGAGAACAAGTTGAGGAGCGGCTGTCCTTCTATGAGACTGGAGAGATTCCACGAAAGAATCTGGATGTCATGAAGGAGGCAATGGTTCAG GCAGAGGAAGCGGCTGCTGAGATTACTAGAAAGCTGGAGAAACAGGAGAAGAAACgcttgaagaaggaaaagaaaaggctggCTGCGATTGCCCTGGCGTCTTCAGAAAACAGCAGTAGTACCCTGGAGGAATGTGAG GAGACAAGTGAAAGacccaaaaagaagaaaaagcaaaagcccCAGGAGGCTCCTCAGGAGAATGGAATGGAAGACCCATCTGTCTCCTCCaaacccaaaaaaaagaaatcttttcccAAGGAGGAGCTGGTTAGTGATCTTGAAGAGACAGCTGGCAGTGGAAGTCTTACCAAGAGGAAGAAATCGTTCCCCAAAGAGGAACCAGAGAGTGACCCTGAAGAGTCAGGAAACAAGAGGGTccccaagaaaaagaggaaattctctTCCAAGGAGGAGCCTCTTAGCAGTGGACCTGAAGAGGCTGCTGCCAGCAAGAACAGCagctcaaagaaaaagaaaaagaaaaagctccgAAAGCTATCCCAGGAAAATTAG
- the NOP56 gene encoding nucleolar protein 56 isoform X2 codes for MVLLHVLFEHAVGYALLALKEVEEISLLLPQVEECVLNLGKFHNIVRLVAFCPFSSSQVALENANAVSEGVVHEDLRLLLETHLPSKKKKVLLGVGDPKIGAAIQEELGYNCQTGGVIAEILRGVRLHFHNLVKGLTDLSACKAQLGLGHSYSRAKVKFNVNRVDNMIIQSISLLDQLDKDINTFSMRVREWYGYHFPELVKIINDNATYCRLAQFIGNRRELNEEKLEKLEELTMDAAKAKAILDASRSSMGMDISAIDLINIESFSSRVVSLSEYRQSLHTYLRSKMSQVAPSLSALIGEAVGARLIAHAGSLTNLAKYPASTVQILGAEKALFRALKTRGNTPKYGLIFHSTFIGRAAAKNKGRISRYLANKCSIASRIDCFSEVPTSVFGEKLREQVEERLSFYETGEIPRKNLDVMKEAMVQAEEAAAEITRKLEKQEKKRLKKEKKRLAAIALASSENSSSTLEECEEGDRC; via the exons ATG GTGCTGCTGCACGTGCTCTTCGAGCATGCGGTTGGCTACGCGCTGCTGGCGCTGAAGGAAGTAGAGGAGATAAGCCTGCTGCTGCCGCAG GTGGAGGAGTGCGTGCTGAACCTGGGCAAGTTCCACAACATCGTTCGTCTCGTGGCTTTTTGTCCCTTTTCCTCGTCCCAGGTTGCCTTGGAAAATGCCAACGCTGTGTCTGAAG GTGTTGTTCATGAGGACCTCCGCCTGCTCTTGGAGACTCACCTACCatccaaaaagaagaaagtgcTCCTGGGAGTTGGGGACCCCAAGATAGGTGCTGCTATACAAGAGGAGTTAGGGTACAACTGCCAGACTGGAGGTGTCATAGCCGAGATCCTTCGAG GAGTCCGTCTGCACTTCCACAACCTGGTGAAGGGTCTGACTGATCTGTCTGCTTGTAAAGCCCAGCTGGGGCTGGGACACAGCTATTCTCGTGCCAAAGTTAAGTTTAATGTGAACCGAGTGGACAATATGATTATCCAGTCCATTAGCCTCCTGGACCAGCTGGATAAGGACATCAATACCTTCTCCATGCGTGTCAG GGAGTGGTATGGATATCACTTTCCTGAACTGGTAAAGATCATCAATGACAATGCTACATACTGCCGCCTTGCTCAGTTCATTGGAAACCGAAGGGAGCTGAATGAAGAAAAGTTGGAGAAGCTGGAGGAGCTGACAATGGATGCAGCCAAGGCTAAGGCTATTCTGGATGCCTCGCGGTCCTCCATGG GCATGGACATATCAGCCATTGACTTGATAAACATCGAGAGCTTCTCCAGTCGTGTGGTGTCTTTGTCAGAGTACCGCCAAAGCCTACACACTTACCTGCGATCCAAGATGAGCCAAGTAGCCCCCAGTCTATCCGCCCTAATTGGGGAAGCG GTAGGTGCACGTCTCATTGCTCACGCTGGCAGTCTCACCAATCTGGCCAAGTATCCAGCATCCACAGTGCAGATCCTTGGGGCTGAAAAGGCCCTGTTCAG AGCCCTGAAGACAAGGGGTAACACCCCAAAATATGGACTCATTTTCCACTCTACCTTCATTGGCCGAGCAGCTGCCAAGAACAAAGGCCGCATCTCCCGATACCTGGCAAACAAATGCAGTATTGCCTCACGAATTGATTGCTTCTCTG AGGTACCTACCAGTGTATTTGGGGAGAAGCTTCGAGAACAAGTTGAGGAGCGGCTGTCCTTCTATGAGACTGGAGAGATTCCACGAAAGAATCTGGATGTCATGAAGGAGGCAATGGTTCAG GCAGAGGAAGCGGCTGCTGAGATTACTAGAAAGCTGGAGAAACAGGAGAAGAAACgcttgaagaaggaaaagaaaaggctggCTGCGATTGCCCTGGCGTCTTCAGAAAACAGCAGTAGTACCCTGGAGGAATGTGAG GAAGGAGATAGGTGCTGA
- the IDH3B gene encoding isocitrate dehydrogenase [NAD] subunit beta, mitochondrial isoform X2, with the protein MAVLGGVRWVTRTLVAAPNPGAWRSLCTSAVAQAASRSQGEDVRVEGAFPVTMLPGDGVGPELMHAVKEVFKAASVPVEFQEHHLSEVQNMASEEKLEQVLSSMKENKVAIIGKIHTPMEYKGELASYDMRLRRKLDLFANVVHVKSLPGYKTRHNNLDLVIIREQTEGEYSSLEHESARGVIECLKIVTRTKSQRIAKFAFDYATKKGRGKVTAVHKANIMKLGDGLFLQCCEEVAELYPKIKFETMIIDNCCMQLVQNPYQFDVLVMPNLYGNIIDNLAAGLVGGAGVVPGESYSAEYAVFETGARHPFAQAVGRNIANPTAMLLSASNMLRHLNLEHHSNTIADAVKKVIKVGKVRTSHMGGYATCQDFTEAVIGALSNP; encoded by the exons ATGGCGGTCCTTGGCGGTGTCCGCTGGGTGACCCGA ACGCTGGTCGCCGCCCCGAATCCCGGGGCATGGAGGAGCTTGTGTACCTCGGCCGTAGCGCAAGCCGCCTCGCGGAGCCAG GGCGAGGACGTGAGGGTGGAGGGCGCCTTTCCCGTGACTATGCTACCAGGAGACGGCGTGGGGCCTGAGCTGATGCACGCTGTCAAGGAGGTGTTCAAG GCTGCCTCTGTCCCAGTGGAGTTCCAGGAGCATCACCTGAGCGAGGTGCAGAATATGGCATCTGAGGAGAAGCTGGAGCAGGTGCTGAGTTCCATGAAGGAGAACAAGGTGGCCATCATTG GAAAGATCCACACCCCGATGGAGTATAAGGGGGAACTAGCCTCCTACGATATGCGACTGAG GCGTAAGTTGGACTTGTTTGCCAACGTAGTCCATGTGAAGTCACTTCCTGGGTACAAGACTCGACACAACAATCTAGATTTGGTGATTATTCGAGAGCAGACAGAAGGGGAGTACAGCTCTCTGGAACACGAG AGTGCGAGGGGCGTGATTGAGTGCCTGAAGATTGTCACTCGAACCAAATCTCAGCGGATCGCAAAGTTCGCCTTTGACTATGCCACTAAGAAGGGGCGGGGCAAGGTCACAGCTGTCCACAAGGCCAATATCAT GAAACTGGGGGATGGGTTGTTCCTGCAGTGCTGTGAGGAAGTTGCTGAACTGTACCCCAAGATCAAGTTTGAGACAATGATCATAGACAACTGCTGCATGCAG CTGGTGCAGAATCCTTACCAGTTTGATGTGCTGGTGATGCCCAACCTCTATGGGAACATTATTGACAATCTGGCTGCTGGCCTGGTTGGGGGAGCTGGTGTGGTCCCTGGTGAGAGCTACAGTGCAGAGTATGCAGTCTTTGAGACG GGTGCCCGGCATCCATTTGCCCAGGCGGTGGGCAGGAATATAGCCAACCCCACAGCCATGCTGTTGTCAGCTTCCAACATGCTGCGGCATCTCAA TCTCGAGCATCATTCCAACACGATTGCAGATGCGGTGAAGAAGGTGATCAAAGTCGGCAAG GTTCGAACTTCTCACATGGGTGGTTATGCCACCTGCCAAGACTTCACTGAGGCGGTCATTGGTGCCCTGTCCAACCCATAG
- the IDH3B gene encoding isocitrate dehydrogenase [NAD] subunit beta, mitochondrial isoform X1, which translates to MAVLGGVRWVTRTLVAAPNPGAWRSLCTSAVAQAASRSQGEDVRVEGAFPVTMLPGDGVGPELMHAVKEVFKAASVPVEFQEHHLSEVQNMASEEKLEQVLSSMKENKVAIIGKIHTPMEYKGELASYDMRLRRKLDLFANVVHVKSLPGYKTRHNNLDLVIIREQTEGEYSSLEHESARGVIECLKIVTRTKSQRIAKFAFDYATKKGRGKVTAVHKANIMKLGDGLFLQCCEEVAELYPKIKFETMIIDNCCMQLVQNPYQFDVLVMPNLYGNIIDNLAAGLVGGAGVVPGESYSAEYAVFETGARHPFAQAVGRNIANPTAMLLSASNMLRHLNLEHHSNTIADAVKKVIKVGKVRTRDMGGYSTTTDFIKSVIGHLHPYGG; encoded by the exons ATGGCGGTCCTTGGCGGTGTCCGCTGGGTGACCCGA ACGCTGGTCGCCGCCCCGAATCCCGGGGCATGGAGGAGCTTGTGTACCTCGGCCGTAGCGCAAGCCGCCTCGCGGAGCCAG GGCGAGGACGTGAGGGTGGAGGGCGCCTTTCCCGTGACTATGCTACCAGGAGACGGCGTGGGGCCTGAGCTGATGCACGCTGTCAAGGAGGTGTTCAAG GCTGCCTCTGTCCCAGTGGAGTTCCAGGAGCATCACCTGAGCGAGGTGCAGAATATGGCATCTGAGGAGAAGCTGGAGCAGGTGCTGAGTTCCATGAAGGAGAACAAGGTGGCCATCATTG GAAAGATCCACACCCCGATGGAGTATAAGGGGGAACTAGCCTCCTACGATATGCGACTGAG GCGTAAGTTGGACTTGTTTGCCAACGTAGTCCATGTGAAGTCACTTCCTGGGTACAAGACTCGACACAACAATCTAGATTTGGTGATTATTCGAGAGCAGACAGAAGGGGAGTACAGCTCTCTGGAACACGAG AGTGCGAGGGGCGTGATTGAGTGCCTGAAGATTGTCACTCGAACCAAATCTCAGCGGATCGCAAAGTTCGCCTTTGACTATGCCACTAAGAAGGGGCGGGGCAAGGTCACAGCTGTCCACAAGGCCAATATCAT GAAACTGGGGGATGGGTTGTTCCTGCAGTGCTGTGAGGAAGTTGCTGAACTGTACCCCAAGATCAAGTTTGAGACAATGATCATAGACAACTGCTGCATGCAG CTGGTGCAGAATCCTTACCAGTTTGATGTGCTGGTGATGCCCAACCTCTATGGGAACATTATTGACAATCTGGCTGCTGGCCTGGTTGGGGGAGCTGGTGTGGTCCCTGGTGAGAGCTACAGTGCAGAGTATGCAGTCTTTGAGACG GGTGCCCGGCATCCATTTGCCCAGGCGGTGGGCAGGAATATAGCCAACCCCACAGCCATGCTGTTGTCAGCTTCCAACATGCTGCGGCATCTCAA TCTCGAGCATCATTCCAACACGATTGCAGATGCGGTGAAGAAGGTGATCAAAGTCGGCAAG GTGCGGACTCGAGACATGGGCGGCTACAGCACCACAACCGACTTCATCAAGTCTGTCATCGGCCACCTGCACCCCTATGGGGGCTAG